In one window of Scyliorhinus canicula chromosome 17, sScyCan1.1, whole genome shotgun sequence DNA:
- the LOC119952179 gene encoding zinc finger protein 239-like isoform X1, producing MAKPWKCVDCGKRYKVPSALEAHRRSHTGERPFTCSVCEKGFTQLFCLQSHQRIHTEERPFTCSVCGKRCRHSSALQKHQRIHTGQRPFTCSQCGKGFSDSSHLRTHQRVHTGERPFACSQCGQGFNNSSNLLRHERVHTGEKPFTCSQCGKAFVQSSELLIHQQVHSGEWPFTCSQCGKGFIRSSSLKSHQRVHTGERPFICSQCGKGFNDSSNLQRHQRVHTGERPFTCSECGKGFNDSSNLLKHQRVHTGERPFTCSQCEKGFTHLSNLRVHQRVHTGEKPFSCSQCGKGFNDSSNLRVHRRVHTGERPFICSQCGKGFKDSSTLQKHQRVHTGKKGLCD from the coding sequence atggcaaaaccatggaaatgtgtggactgtgggaagaggTACAAAGTCCCATCTGCgctggaagctcatcgacgcagtcacactggggagaggccgtttacctgctctgtgtgcgaaaagggattcactcagttattctgtctgcagtcacaccagcgaattcacactgaggagagaccattcacctgctctgtgtgtgggaagagatgcagacattcatctgctctgcagaaacatcagcgaattcacactgggcagaggccgttcacctgctctcagtgtgggaagggattcagtgattcatcccacCTGcgtacacaccagcgagttcacactggagagagaccattcgcctgctctcagtgtgggcagggattcaATAATTCATCCAACCTACTGAGACatgagcgagttcacactggggagaagccgttcacctgctcccagtgtgggaaggcttTTGTTCAGTCATCCGAACTGCTGatacaccagcaggttcacagtggggagtggccgttcacctgctctcagtgtggtaaAGGATTCATTCGGTCATCCAGCctgaagtcacaccagcgagttcacactggggagagacccttcatctgctctcagtgtgggaagggattcaatgattcatccaacctgcagagacaccagcgagttcacaccggggagaggccattcacctgctctgagtgtgggaagggattcaatgattcatcGAATCtactgaaacaccagcgagttcacactggggagagaccgttcacctgctctcaatgtgagaagggattcactcacttaTCCAATCTGCGGgtgcatcagcgagttcacactggggagaagccgttcagctgctctcagtgtggaaagggatttaacgattcatccaacctgcgggTACatcggcgagttcacactggggagaggccgttcatttgttctcagtgtgggaagggatttaaggattcatccaccctgcagaaacatcagagagttcacactggcaAGAAGGGATTGTGTGATTAA